A portion of the Acidihalobacter yilgarnensis genome contains these proteins:
- the argC gene encoding N-acetyl-gamma-glutamyl-phosphate reductase, with protein sequence MDRIHVGIVGGTGYGGMELVRLLLEHPAAKLHCLVSRSEAGQRVDDVFPHLRGRIDKRFQAVEDADLTACDVVFFATPNGVAMHQVPALLANNVRIIDLAADFRLRDPDVWAQWYGEPHACPELLSEAAYGLPELNREAIRNARLVANPGCYPTAVILAFLPLLQAGLAGPGSLIADAKSGASGAGRGAAVDNLLTELSENFRAYRVAGHRHLPEIRQAFDGIANCSRELVFVPHVVPMIRGIHATCYAEVSGEVDLQAVYETTYRDEPFVDVLAPGSHPETRSVRGVNLCRIAVHRPPESGRVVVLSVIDNLVKGAAGQAVQNMNLMFGLPETSGLNFSPIAP encoded by the coding sequence ATGGATCGGATACATGTCGGTATCGTCGGTGGCACCGGGTACGGCGGTATGGAACTGGTGCGCCTGTTGTTGGAGCATCCCGCCGCAAAGCTGCATTGTCTGGTTTCGCGCAGTGAGGCCGGGCAGCGTGTGGATGATGTGTTTCCGCATCTTCGCGGCCGGATCGACAAGCGCTTCCAAGCTGTAGAGGACGCGGATCTGACTGCGTGCGACGTGGTCTTTTTCGCTACCCCGAATGGGGTGGCGATGCATCAGGTACCCGCCTTATTGGCGAACAATGTACGGATCATCGATCTTGCCGCGGATTTCCGTCTGCGAGATCCGGACGTTTGGGCGCAATGGTACGGCGAACCGCATGCCTGTCCTGAGTTGTTAAGCGAGGCTGCCTACGGACTGCCGGAGCTGAATCGCGAAGCCATACGGAATGCGCGCCTAGTTGCCAATCCGGGGTGTTACCCCACCGCCGTAATATTGGCTTTTCTGCCATTGTTGCAAGCTGGGCTTGCGGGGCCTGGCAGCTTGATCGCCGATGCTAAGTCGGGCGCTAGTGGTGCTGGCCGTGGTGCAGCGGTGGATAACTTGCTAACCGAGCTGAGCGAGAATTTTCGTGCTTACCGGGTTGCAGGGCATCGCCATCTTCCCGAAATCCGTCAGGCGTTCGACGGGATTGCGAACTGCTCTCGTGAGTTGGTTTTTGTGCCGCACGTCGTGCCGATGATTCGTGGCATTCATGCCACTTGCTACGCGGAGGTCTCCGGCGAGGTGGATTTGCAAGCCGTGTACGAGACGACTTACCGGGATGAACCTTTTGTGGATGTGTTGGCACCGGGTTCCCATCCCGAGACGCGCAGCGTACGCGGTGTTAATTTGTGCCGTATCGCCGTGCATCGTCCGCCCGAATCGGGCCGCGTCGTCGTGCTCTCCGTAATCGATAATCTCGTCAAGGGTGCCGCGGGGCAGGCGGTGCAAAACATGAATCTGATGTTCGGATTGCCAGAGACGAGTGGGCTGAATTTTTCACCGATTGCGCCTTGA
- a CDS encoding DUF6776 family protein, translated as MRRPSTKAYELRSHNPVRNRLGLALALVLLISAGVGLYWAGYHASGVASAHMRAALSKLRNQVDYLQQRNQQLLGNSAQLGRSGEIDREAMRRVQAMLNQMQGKLADLTEEVSFYRSIVSPSKLKPGLHLQRFALTATGTRHGFRYHLVLTQVQDKHAVVKGRVSVQIVGQSNGHTKKLDMAALVGGGLDFSFRYFHDFSGNFSLPDGFVPQRVEIKVTPFTRKVAGVEQTVTWKQATTGEG; from the coding sequence ATGCGACGTCCTTCAACCAAGGCTTATGAGCTTCGCTCACACAACCCCGTGCGTAATCGTTTAGGGCTTGCGCTTGCGCTCGTGCTGCTGATTTCTGCGGGGGTGGGACTTTACTGGGCTGGTTACCACGCATCTGGGGTAGCCTCCGCGCATATGCGGGCAGCCTTGTCGAAGCTGCGCAATCAGGTGGATTACCTGCAGCAACGTAACCAACAGCTCCTGGGCAATAGCGCGCAGCTTGGCCGCTCTGGCGAAATTGATCGCGAAGCCATGCGGCGGGTTCAGGCCATGCTCAATCAGATGCAGGGTAAGTTGGCCGATTTGACCGAGGAGGTTTCCTTCTATCGCAGCATTGTGTCTCCGTCCAAGCTCAAGCCCGGTTTGCATCTTCAGCGCTTTGCGTTGACGGCCACTGGAACGCGGCACGGGTTTCGTTACCACCTTGTTCTAACGCAGGTGCAGGACAAGCATGCGGTCGTCAAAGGACGCGTTAGTGTTCAGATTGTCGGGCAGTCGAATGGGCATACCAAGAAACTGGACATGGCTGCGCTGGTAGGTGGCGGGCTCGATTTCTCATTCCGGTATTTCCACGACTTCAGTGGTAACTTCTCCCTGCCAGATGGTTTTGTGCCACAGCGGGTCGAGATCAAGGTGACGCCCTTCACGCGCAAGGTGGCGGGTGTCGAGCAGACGGTAACCTGGAAACAGGCGACGACAGGAGAGGGTTAG
- a CDS encoding bactofilin family protein gives MWGGKKKFNAVRVDTLIGKGTVITGGVSFIGGLHVDGRVQGNVTAGDTSGTMLVLSENGAIEGEVHAPNIVLNGVVDGDVHSSEHLELATNAKIRGDVYYNLLEMAVGAEVNGNLVHRKGGKLQLEDRREDQEQADTTTDS, from the coding sequence ATGTGGGGCGGGAAGAAAAAATTCAACGCGGTGCGGGTCGATACACTTATCGGTAAAGGTACCGTGATCACGGGGGGTGTGAGTTTTATCGGCGGCCTTCATGTGGACGGGCGTGTACAGGGTAACGTGACTGCGGGCGATACCAGCGGAACGATGCTGGTGTTGAGCGAGAACGGCGCCATTGAAGGAGAAGTCCACGCCCCTAATATTGTGCTCAATGGGGTGGTGGATGGCGATGTGCATTCGTCAGAGCATCTTGAGCTTGCGACCAACGCCAAAATTAGGGGTGATGTGTACTACAACCTCCTGGAAATGGCGGTCGGTGCGGAAGTAAACGGCAATCTGGTGCATCGCAAGGGTGGGAAATTGCAATTGGAAGACCGACGGGAGGATCAGGAACAAGCCGACACCACGACTGATTCTTGA
- the erpA gene encoding iron-sulfur cluster insertion protein ErpA — protein MSTELAENTMPDPLLFTDSAASKVKELIDEENNPDLKLRVFVSGGGCSGFQYGFTFDENVSDGDTAVENAGVTLLIDPMSYQYLVGAEIDYTEGLEGAQFVIRNPNATTTCGCGSSFSV, from the coding sequence ATGAGTACCGAACTGGCCGAAAACACAATGCCCGATCCGCTGTTGTTCACCGATTCCGCGGCGAGCAAGGTCAAAGAGCTGATCGATGAGGAGAACAATCCGGATCTCAAGCTCCGCGTCTTCGTGAGTGGAGGCGGCTGTTCCGGGTTCCAGTACGGCTTTACGTTTGACGAAAATGTTAGCGACGGCGATACGGCGGTGGAAAATGCCGGCGTGACATTGTTGATCGACCCGATGAGCTATCAGTACCTAGTGGGTGCTGAAATCGACTATACCGAAGGTTTGGAGGGCGCGCAGTTCGTGATCCGTAACCCGAACGCTACGACTACCTGCGGTTGCGGTTCGTCGTTCTCCGTGTAA
- a CDS encoding N-formylglutamate amidohydrolase: MMKGMHAPLLGPHECPPVVGVCIAGAGRLCFVCEHAGQAIPERLDGLGLQETALNSHIAWDIGAYAVAEALSRRFDAPLAAQVYSRLVCDCNRLAEDPDCIPERSEHTTIPGNLALAPVARQARIDAIWTPFQDFVRQLLDARQAQGRLEALIAVHSFTPKYEDVVREMHCGLLFREDRRLADAVGAYLRQVPGLIVAENAPYSLFELQDYTIREHAERRGLPYLLVEIRQDLISTATGQQDWARRLGDAIEGALATLSEKHNPVSR, encoded by the coding sequence ATGATGAAGGGAATGCACGCGCCCTTGCTTGGACCTCATGAGTGCCCGCCTGTGGTTGGCGTATGTATAGCGGGCGCAGGCCGCTTGTGCTTTGTCTGTGAACATGCCGGACAGGCCATACCAGAGCGGTTGGATGGCCTTGGCCTTCAAGAGACGGCGCTGAATTCGCATATCGCTTGGGATATTGGCGCCTATGCGGTGGCCGAAGCTCTGTCCCGACGTTTTGATGCGCCTTTGGCTGCGCAGGTCTATTCCCGATTGGTCTGTGACTGCAATCGCCTCGCCGAAGACCCCGACTGCATTCCCGAGCGTAGCGAGCACACCACCATCCCCGGCAATCTTGCCCTGGCGCCGGTGGCCCGGCAGGCGCGTATCGATGCGATCTGGACGCCATTCCAGGACTTTGTGCGGCAGTTGCTGGATGCCCGGCAGGCACAGGGGCGCCTGGAGGCATTGATTGCGGTCCACAGCTTCACGCCAAAGTACGAAGATGTCGTGAGAGAGATGCATTGTGGTTTGCTGTTTCGTGAAGATCGCCGGTTGGCGGATGCCGTCGGCGCTTATCTGCGGCAAGTGCCGGGGTTGATCGTGGCTGAGAATGCCCCCTATTCACTGTTCGAATTGCAGGACTATACGATCCGCGAACATGCAGAGCGTAGGGGCTTGCCCTATCTTCTGGTCGAAATTCGTCAGGATCTGATCAGCACGGCTACGGGGCAGCAGGATTGGGCGCGTCGACTGGGAGATGCGATTGAGGGCGCATTGGCGACACTCTCCGAGAAGCACAATCCAGTATCGCGCTAG
- a CDS encoding peptidoglycan DD-metalloendopeptidase family protein has translation MLRQDFKHRVDHRPSKGHWRLRYTLLAAGLGIIGAVLASTSPPNNNESRARPADNPRMAADHIEKAATTARSHLTLKLPAYHEGGVVLPASTPSPRPEASSEHTIHKIVRPGDTLSAILQKVGVGTALGGLLQADKHMNQLNQLASGQTLDLIIADGQLQQLDIQNGMTSITRFEREDGIYHVSLIERSYERRQVQAHAVIKDSLYVDARKAGLSDAQIMALADIFAWDIDFAQDIRPGDHFTVVYDALYDHGEKVGNGQIVAAEFATQGHYYKAIRFTHDGRDDYYTPEGRSLRKAFLRTPVKFTRISSRFGLRKHPILNRMRAHKGVDYAAPMGTPIRASGDGKAIFVGWKGGYGRVIILQHGHRYSTVYGHLSRFAHGLKPGSRVRQGTVIGYVGRSGLATGPHLHYEFRVNGVHRNPLTVALPAAAPLPDRYRASFKARSTPLLAMMTEYSRTALALSSRQP, from the coding sequence GTGCTGCGACAAGACTTTAAACATCGCGTAGACCATCGCCCCTCAAAGGGTCACTGGCGCCTGCGTTATACATTGCTCGCTGCCGGTCTTGGCATCATAGGCGCTGTGCTGGCCAGCACCTCACCGCCAAACAACAACGAATCTCGCGCGCGGCCTGCGGACAATCCTCGCATGGCGGCCGATCATATCGAAAAAGCAGCAACGACGGCACGTAGCCACCTCACCCTTAAATTGCCCGCGTATCATGAGGGTGGTGTCGTATTACCCGCCTCAACGCCATCCCCTCGCCCCGAAGCCTCTTCTGAACATACGATCCACAAGATCGTGCGCCCTGGCGATACGCTATCCGCCATATTGCAGAAGGTCGGTGTCGGCACGGCCCTAGGGGGGCTACTGCAAGCCGATAAGCACATGAACCAACTGAATCAGCTTGCCTCAGGCCAAACACTCGATCTCATCATTGCAGATGGGCAACTTCAACAACTTGATATTCAGAACGGCATGACGAGCATCACCCGTTTTGAACGCGAGGACGGCATCTATCACGTCAGCTTGATCGAACGCAGCTATGAACGACGTCAAGTCCAAGCGCATGCCGTGATCAAGGACTCACTATATGTCGATGCCCGAAAGGCCGGTTTATCCGACGCACAGATCATGGCACTGGCCGACATCTTCGCCTGGGATATCGACTTCGCCCAGGACATCAGGCCAGGCGATCATTTTACAGTTGTCTACGACGCCCTCTATGACCATGGCGAAAAGGTCGGCAACGGCCAAATCGTCGCTGCCGAATTCGCCACACAAGGGCATTACTACAAGGCCATACGTTTCACTCACGATGGGCGTGACGACTACTACACGCCAGAAGGGCGCAGCCTACGCAAGGCCTTTTTGCGCACCCCGGTCAAATTCACCCGCATCAGCTCTCGTTTCGGCTTACGCAAACATCCGATTTTGAACCGTATGCGTGCGCATAAGGGGGTGGATTACGCCGCACCGATGGGTACGCCAATTCGCGCTTCAGGGGATGGAAAGGCTATTTTCGTCGGCTGGAAGGGCGGCTATGGCAGAGTCATTATCCTCCAGCACGGGCACCGCTACAGCACGGTGTATGGACATCTATCACGCTTCGCGCATGGACTCAAGCCCGGCAGCCGCGTCCGCCAAGGCACTGTAATCGGCTACGTCGGACGTTCGGGGCTGGCAACAGGGCCACACTTGCACTACGAATTCCGAGTCAACGGCGTACATCGCAATCCGTTGACCGTCGCACTGCCAGCCGCGGCACCCTTGCCTGACCGTTACAGGGCATCCTTCAAGGCACGCAGCACGCCCTTGCTCGCGATGATGACCGAATACAGCCGCACCGCGCTGGCCTTGAGTTCGCGCCAACCCTGA